The DNA region GAGTGCCGCCATGAAGAGAACCCCTCAATGTGCCACAGCTGAGACCAGAGACTGGAACAAGCAGCCCTCTTCATCAGCCGTTCCCATTCACCTGCACCATGGGAGCACACCCAGAGACCCCTCAGTCAGCCCAGCCCAGGGCACACTCCCCCAGGAGCCCAGCAAGCACAAGGACAGTCCTCCAGTCGTGTTCCCAAAACCCCCCAAAATACCCTCCCACATTGCCCTGAATACCCGAAAGGGTACAGCCAACCCCACCACAGACTGCAGTGCCCCTTCCTTGAGCTCATCACCCACAGACAGGCATTTGTCAGACCCCCAGAAGGTGAGAAAGGAGGCCTTGCAGAAGCTGGGGCTCCTGAGAGACATTAATGAGTCCCAACCTAAGTCTGTTACGCCACTGTGCTCCTCCAAATCGCACTCCACCTGGGACCTAACTTCAGCCAGTGTGGGAGTTAAAGCTTCACCCCACAGTAACTCAACAAGAAGCCAGCCCTCAACCTCCTCCCAAGGACCCAGAGAACCTAACAGCAGGCCAGTACAAAGCAGCAGCTTCCTCCATCGCTCTAGGAGTGAGGAGCAGCCCCCCATACCGCTCTCACACCTGGCCCAACCTAGTGGGGTCAAAGCTGCCACCCTAGAGCGCTCTGGGGTGGGGCTTGGGAGCTACGTGGACGACCACAGGAAACCTCCCCAGGATGGACGTTGCACTCCACCTGCTCCCATCAAAGCCCCAGAGCAGGTGAAAACAACCCTTGCTGCCCAGCCAGTGTCCCCCCACAAGACTCCGCACTGCCCGGGCttcagtgtggtgatggtaccaAGCATGGGAGAAGACAGACGAGAGGCTCTTAGGAAGCTGGGGCTGCTGAAAGACTAGGCCCGGAGAGAAGGTAGCCGTATCGCAGCATAAAGAGGGGATTGAATTTGATTTCGGTAAATATTTTTAGCACTGGTTTATCAGGAAAATACTTTCTTCCTTTTCTGCCTGTAAAACCTGTTAATGCAGTTTTTAATTTTCATGTCAGTTGTTTAATAACATGATATTTGTAAATTGTTTTAAGAGTTTTGCTGTCACAGAAACAGTCACTGCACACTTATACAGCTGATCAGAGGAATGAATGCAACAGGCTTATTCATCATATTTTTGGTATAATTGCTGTGTAACAGACTGTGTTCATGGTATGCTTGAGATGAGAACAGGTATTTGAccatacactaaaaagtattttTGTGTCAGATTGTGACCATTTCCTTATTTTCCCCCGCGCTTCCTGTTGTTAAATTACAGCCATGTTTCCCTCCAACCCCATCAGAGAATAGTttttgtacaaaaagacaaagaATTCTTTATATTCCTGAGACCCAACTATTCATTTTTGTCTTCTCTAATGGACATTTGTTTTTGGTCCGTATCTCTAAAGGCCATAGATGCCACGGTGTTAGGTCCTGTTGTACCTTTGAGAGGACATTCTGGGCTCTTCAATGATATCACGTGTGGGGGGTGTGACTAGATTTTTTATTTCCTGGTTCTTCAAATGGCTACCATCACAATTAGCACATTTTATAGTAAGTGTGTGTAATTAGCATTTTTGTGAGTTTGCTATTCAAATTGTTTCTAATGGGTACATATAATTTGTTCACATTAAATAAGAgcttgttaataaatgtcctctgttgtGGACATCAGGATGTGCTGTTTTTCACGTAATGTCCCCATTTACTGTAATGTACAATTTTTCATATTTGCTATAAACAGAGTCCtcgaaaaaaaacatattttccccCAACAAATACATGAACCTTTCTCCCCCTCAGTGCACCCACCTCGCTTACAGACTATCAGTCATACTACTCATCTTACACATGCCACTCTCGCAATGAGAAAGCCTACTAAGCTGTCTGTGTGTTATCGGATTATCTTGGGCTGCACCTCTATGAACCTGTCCTACTGAACAGACCGACCAGTACGTTCTTTTCTGTGCTGGTCATTCTTGATGTCCAAAGAGCTCTTTCCTTTCATTTAACAGTATAAGAGAAAGGTCAGTCTCTTATATAATAGTGTTGAAACCCTCCATCTAGTAATTGTCACATCATCAGTGTCTCTATCATACGACTGTAGTGTTATCTCTCAGTGAGGTATTATTGTAGGGGAGCCGTATCCACGGCTGAGTGGAGTACTTTGCATACAATGGTGTCACATCtcgcaactgaaataactgcggTCGGTCAAGTCATATTGAACAATGGATTTGAAAAAATCTGTCCATTGCCTAAGTGGGAAACACGATACAGAGAAAGAAGAGATGGTTTGATTAATCGATATTCAGATGAAAGGGACACCGGAGTGATTTTCCATTGTGATGGCAATTTATGTGGTTAGGGACATTAACTTAAATGTCACATTCATAATTGTCAGAGCTATTGGAATTTGTAATTTTCTGGA from Coregonus clupeaformis isolate EN_2021a chromosome 12, ASM2061545v1, whole genome shotgun sequence includes:
- the LOC121577736 gene encoding specifically androgen-regulated gene protein-like, translated to MPKSDTWPGGIAIETITGMDSAGSCDSVASINSGFSDDSLEHLSAEERACLMFLEETIESLETEEDSGLSNDDPDCLPTPSNVATKMAHLSASIGQNKLNNVSKYPSDEHGYLVPTPFILSKARPGIPPNKENSHPKPQVTALDNRPSQGHHPCVPPEVNVVVIPPPSKPKDYPGQRPPHSPRGPLSYEALVQLRKSAAMKRTPQCATAETRDWNKQPSSSAVPIHLHHGSTPRDPSVSPAQGTLPQEPSKHKDSPPVVFPKPPKIPSHIALNTRKGTANPTTDCSAPSLSSSPTDRHLSDPQKVRKEALQKLGLLRDINESQPKSVTPLCSSKSHSTWDLTSASVGVKASPHSNSTRSQPSTSSQGPREPNSRPVQSSSFLHRSRSEEQPPIPLSHLAQPSGVKAATLERSGVGLGSYVDDHRKPPQDGRCTPPAPIKAPEQVKTTLAAQPVSPHKTPHCPGFSVVMVPSMGEDRREALRKLGLLKD